The Bacillus alveayuensis genome contains a region encoding:
- a CDS encoding energy-coupling factor transport system permease protein (product_source=KO:K16785; cog=COG0619; ko=KO:K16785; pfam=PF02361; transmembrane_helix_parts=Inside_1_20,TMhelix_21_52,Outside_53_61,TMhelix_62_84,Inside_85_108,TMhelix_109_131,Outside_132_145,TMhelix_146_164,Inside_165_235,TMhelix_236_258,Outside_259_272), translating to MDFELEIKETWLHKMNPSLKLLLFLILFISVLFIHNINFLINYTIASFLLFAFFTGHPLKHVLWLSLPFILIFVSTSTSMIFFGKGVTTWWQWGFIHITEESFYRGLHLGFRALIFALLGLTFSLTTRPIFLFYSLMQQLKLKPKFAYSFMAGIRLIPIMFEEFQMIRQAMMVRGVKQRKGIVHFFSQLKAYSIPLLSQSIRRAHRIAVAMEAKRFSSDTKRTYYYEIGFSKYDLYVVLYFMIAIFFSYYMAILFPYFPITDVRYVGIIFEK from the coding sequence ATGGATTTTGAACTCGAAATAAAAGAAACATGGCTTCATAAAATGAACCCGAGCTTAAAATTATTGCTATTCCTTATTTTATTTATAAGTGTCTTATTTATTCACAATATAAATTTTTTAATCAATTATACGATTGCTTCCTTTCTTTTGTTTGCTTTTTTTACAGGACATCCTTTGAAACATGTATTATGGTTGTCACTTCCGTTTATTCTCATTTTTGTCTCAACATCGACCTCTATGATCTTTTTTGGGAAAGGTGTGACGACATGGTGGCAATGGGGATTCATTCATATTACAGAAGAAAGCTTTTATCGAGGACTGCATTTAGGATTTCGTGCTCTAATCTTTGCCCTTCTAGGATTAACCTTTTCATTAACAACAAGACCGATTTTTTTATTTTACTCATTAATGCAGCAGTTAAAATTAAAGCCTAAATTTGCTTATAGCTTTATGGCAGGTATTCGCTTAATCCCCATTATGTTTGAAGAGTTTCAAATGATTCGGCAAGCGATGATGGTAAGAGGTGTGAAACAAAGAAAAGGAATCGTGCATTTTTTTAGTCAATTAAAAGCTTATTCGATTCCACTTTTATCGCAAAGTATTCGCCGTGCCCATCGAATTGCTGTTGCCATGGAAGCAAAAAGGTTTTCGAGTGATACGAAGAGAACCTATTATTACGAAATAGGATTTTCGAAATATGATCTTTACGTTGTTCTTTATTTTATGATCGCAATTTTTTTCAGCTACTATATGGCTATCTTGTTTCCGTATTTCCCGATAACAGATGTGAGATATGTTGGTATCATTTTCGAAAAATAA
- a CDS encoding acyl-CoA dehydrogenase (product_source=KO:K06446; cath_funfam=1.10.540.10,1.20.140.10,2.40.110.10; cog=COG1960; ko=KO:K06446; pfam=PF00441,PF02770,PF02771; superfamily=47203,56645), with the protein MPETMMQEIEQIKQMVKQFVDKEVEPYAQQIEEEDKIPQHLIDQAKELGLFGISIPEEYGGIGLNAVSKAIVLEQLGRTHNGFVSLISAHTGIGSTGLVKLGSENLKNKYLPAMAAGEKIACFALSEPGAGSDATNISTRAEKKGDHWVLNGTKHFITNAPVADVFTIFAVTDKAKGAKGGITAFLVERNFPGLIIGKKDKKMGLRGSYTAQVILDNCIVPEENVIGEVGMGYMSALKILAEGRIGLAARAVGSCDKLIELSATYAKERIQFGKPIANFQAVQWMLADMATETEAARTLTLKAAKMVDEGKKVIKEAAMAKLFASEVFNRVADKAVQVHGGMGYVAEYPVERYYRDARITKIYEGTNEIQRLIISRKILEEV; encoded by the coding sequence ATGCCTGAAACTATGATGCAGGAAATCGAACAAATAAAGCAAATGGTGAAACAATTTGTGGATAAAGAAGTAGAACCATATGCGCAGCAAATTGAAGAAGAGGACAAAATTCCTCAACATTTAATTGATCAAGCGAAAGAACTTGGACTATTTGGAATTAGTATACCAGAAGAATATGGCGGAATAGGTTTAAATGCTGTAAGTAAAGCGATTGTACTCGAACAGCTCGGACGTACACATAACGGCTTTGTCAGTTTGATAAGTGCGCATACAGGGATTGGCAGTACCGGATTAGTAAAGCTCGGATCTGAAAATTTAAAGAATAAATATTTACCAGCGATGGCAGCTGGAGAAAAAATTGCTTGTTTTGCTCTGTCTGAGCCAGGGGCTGGTTCTGATGCGACAAATATTTCCACAAGAGCGGAAAAGAAGGGGGATCACTGGGTTTTAAACGGAACGAAACATTTTATTACGAATGCACCTGTCGCCGATGTTTTCACGATTTTTGCGGTAACAGATAAAGCAAAAGGGGCAAAGGGTGGCATTACCGCTTTTTTAGTTGAAAGAAATTTTCCTGGATTAATCATAGGGAAAAAAGATAAAAAAATGGGATTAAGAGGATCCTATACAGCGCAAGTCATTTTGGACAATTGTATCGTACCAGAAGAAAACGTCATCGGAGAAGTAGGTATGGGGTATATGTCAGCGTTGAAAATATTAGCGGAAGGGCGGATTGGCTTAGCGGCAAGAGCGGTCGGATCATGTGATAAATTAATTGAACTTTCTGCCACCTATGCAAAAGAGAGAATTCAGTTTGGAAAGCCTATAGCTAATTTTCAAGCGGTTCAATGGATGCTTGCCGATATGGCAACAGAAACGGAAGCTGCTCGAACATTAACGTTAAAGGCAGCCAAAATGGTGGATGAAGGGAAAAAAGTGATCAAAGAAGCAGCAATGGCTAAATTGTTTGCCTCAGAAGTATTTAATCGTGTTGCCGATAAAGCCGTACAAGTTCATGGCGGCATGGGTTATGTAGCCGAGTATCCGGTAGAACGTTATTACCGCGATGCAAGAATTACTAAAATATATGAAGGAACGAACGAGATCCAAAGATTAATTATCTCTAGAAAAATACTTGAAGAAGTTTAA
- a CDS encoding gluconate 5-dehydrogenase (product_source=KO:K00046; cath_funfam=3.40.50.720; cog=COG1028; ko=KO:K00046; pfam=PF13561; superfamily=51735) has translation MMLEKLFHLQNNVAVITGGGTGLGKQMAEVLAACGCRVALCSRKVDNCQKAAETLQTKYGTKAKGYQCFVQKEESVQQFVSQVIDEFGQIDILINNSGTTWGASVEEMPLEAWQKVIDVNVTGTFLMSKEVGKTMMKQKYGKIINIGSVAGMKAEPPEILNAIGYSTSKAAIHHFTKDLARKWAKYNIYVNAIAPGFFHTKMTDYTLRQKGDEIKKRNPLGKIGDFTSLQGAVLFFASPASNFVTGQILAVDGGSSL, from the coding sequence TTGATGCTGGAAAAATTGTTTCATCTACAAAATAATGTGGCAGTCATTACGGGTGGGGGAACGGGGCTTGGGAAACAGATGGCAGAGGTATTAGCAGCATGCGGCTGTCGAGTCGCTTTATGTTCAAGAAAAGTTGACAATTGTCAAAAAGCAGCTGAAACACTTCAGACTAAATATGGCACGAAAGCAAAGGGTTATCAATGTTTTGTTCAAAAGGAAGAAAGCGTTCAACAGTTTGTAAGCCAAGTCATCGATGAATTTGGTCAAATCGATATTTTAATTAACAATAGTGGAACAACTTGGGGAGCTTCGGTAGAGGAAATGCCGCTTGAAGCATGGCAAAAAGTGATCGATGTCAATGTAACGGGCACTTTTCTCATGTCGAAAGAAGTAGGAAAGACGATGATGAAACAAAAATATGGAAAAATCATAAACATCGGTTCTGTGGCGGGAATGAAAGCTGAACCACCAGAAATTTTAAATGCGATTGGCTACAGTACAAGTAAAGCAGCGATTCATCATTTTACGAAAGATTTAGCAAGGAAGTGGGCAAAATACAATATTTATGTTAACGCCATCGCTCCGGGATTTTTCCATACGAAAATGACGGATTACACGCTGCGGCAAAAAGGTGACGAAATTAAAAAACGCAATCCGTTAGGGAAAATTGGTGATTTCACTTCATTACAAGGAGCCGTACTATTTTTTGCTAGTCCTGCCAGTAACTTTGTTACAGGACAAATATTAGCAGTAGACGGCGGAAGTTCACTATAA